The Vibrio navarrensis genome has a segment encoding these proteins:
- a CDS encoding PilZ domain-containing protein has translation MEQAEILSIAERLIPLYNAEDFDFVLSQLTEGEPPSAKLLVKMELNRIMAPCKKSIDLRGRVQGECREYELDGLKHWLDDVAFNAYHKNTKKFGRYTEGVWEALSNTRNSFRVLGKNTQQPEGLGLTDPASPYEAETIYLGYDLKRQEKRLRVQSQVEIKLSKGQVLHGVSVDLSSSGAKFKVPSAFNYNLGEIIQVSFSELAKTSQVANIDKKLEYRVIAVEDSYENDAVKFLRCLRLTETNIIARVIDESLSNSAKRTRHDNQDKIIRSRTRGYEHIYLKHTCNLPLFFQGSELKLAMMTPNNAPIWNYWHDERKQQVFGTLFNPQRMEMLIKSGVKGASNVIYSFTHEHEGKTFFYSMLMPEATREQRQLFWHLGARRSSWRAFRITIFELSDKEKQQLASFSSELADASTALTHCGILQEIADDSVGDDYLFTEKPRIPASTLNTFRHPRKIVGSPKGIFFDAKSRRKEPRYSFQSPLLLTKSGGLQAQGNTLDLSKRGLSLQLNAPLVLVAGEEVEVNYLELQLYDKKLPLDKVPYRVIRVSPDGQQVQLVIDENSQTIKTIAFFNSIIEHNQDKLIAQQEILPNNELLESLHSILLSKMVSTPIFISKTPSGYRTKVIGVNFPLEKHLMLLAKLGHKENFSLEPIYKGRSNTLIANPTKRIDGIEPTHHEIYIAVTKFSDKIKAVQTKMPMEFDSVKERIQFVKKAKMSGEFYVLRLSTAPIFSPMTSLLQKDLNDLAHLSMHQASKLEKELSTLMGYCEMEDITEEVLIRLELSD, from the coding sequence ATGGAACAAGCTGAAATTCTCTCAATCGCAGAAAGACTCATCCCGCTGTACAACGCGGAAGATTTTGATTTTGTCCTGAGTCAACTGACCGAGGGAGAACCGCCATCGGCTAAATTGCTGGTGAAGATGGAGCTTAACCGCATCATGGCGCCATGCAAAAAAAGTATCGACTTACGTGGTCGTGTGCAAGGTGAGTGCCGTGAATATGAGTTGGATGGTTTAAAGCACTGGCTTGATGATGTCGCTTTTAATGCCTACCACAAAAACACGAAGAAATTTGGCCGCTATACCGAAGGGGTATGGGAAGCATTAAGCAATACACGTAATAGTTTCCGTGTGTTGGGCAAAAACACGCAACAGCCGGAAGGTCTCGGGTTAACGGATCCGGCTAGCCCTTATGAAGCGGAAACCATTTACCTTGGCTACGATCTTAAAAGACAAGAAAAGCGCCTGCGCGTGCAGTCGCAGGTGGAAATAAAACTGTCTAAAGGACAAGTTTTGCATGGTGTGAGCGTCGATCTCTCTAGCTCTGGCGCTAAATTCAAAGTGCCGAGTGCCTTTAATTACAACCTCGGTGAAATTATACAGGTCTCCTTTTCCGAGCTCGCCAAAACTTCGCAAGTGGCGAACATCGACAAAAAATTGGAGTATCGCGTGATTGCCGTAGAAGACTCTTATGAGAACGATGCGGTCAAATTTCTACGTTGTCTGCGCCTGACCGAAACCAACATCATTGCCCGCGTGATTGATGAATCACTAAGCAATTCGGCCAAACGGACTCGCCACGATAACCAAGACAAAATCATTCGTTCAAGAACGCGTGGATACGAGCACATCTATCTTAAACACACCTGCAACCTGCCGCTGTTTTTCCAAGGAAGTGAGCTCAAACTGGCGATGATGACGCCCAACAATGCGCCGATTTGGAATTACTGGCACGATGAGCGCAAGCAGCAAGTCTTCGGCACGCTATTTAATCCACAAAGAATGGAGATGTTGATTAAGTCTGGCGTGAAAGGGGCCAGCAATGTCATCTACTCCTTTACTCACGAGCATGAGGGCAAGACCTTCTTCTATTCGATGCTGATGCCTGAAGCGACTCGAGAACAACGACAGCTTTTTTGGCATTTGGGAGCACGTCGTTCAAGCTGGCGCGCATTCCGCATTACCATTTTTGAGCTTTCAGACAAAGAGAAGCAGCAATTAGCCTCTTTTTCTTCTGAGCTTGCCGATGCGTCAACCGCCCTGACTCACTGCGGTATTTTGCAAGAAATTGCCGATGACAGTGTGGGTGACGATTATCTATTTACCGAGAAACCTCGTATTCCAGCCAGCACGCTAAATACATTTCGTCACCCAAGAAAGATCGTCGGCTCGCCCAAGGGAATTTTCTTCGACGCAAAGTCGAGGCGCAAAGAGCCAAGATACAGCTTTCAGTCGCCACTGCTTTTGACTAAGAGTGGCGGCTTACAAGCGCAAGGTAATACGCTTGATTTGTCCAAGCGCGGGCTGAGTTTGCAATTGAATGCGCCGTTGGTACTGGTTGCCGGAGAAGAGGTTGAGGTCAATTACCTTGAACTGCAACTGTATGACAAAAAACTCCCGCTAGATAAAGTGCCGTATCGAGTAATACGTGTAAGCCCAGACGGCCAGCAAGTGCAGCTGGTGATTGATGAAAATAGTCAAACCATCAAAACCATCGCTTTTTTCAACAGCATTATAGAACACAACCAAGATAAGCTGATTGCCCAGCAAGAGATCCTGCCGAACAATGAGCTATTGGAGTCATTGCATAGCATATTGCTCTCCAAGATGGTGAGCACACCTATTTTTATTAGCAAAACACCATCAGGTTATCGCACTAAAGTGATTGGCGTGAATTTTCCACTAGAGAAGCACTTAATGCTGTTGGCAAAGCTAGGCCACAAAGAGAACTTCTCTCTCGAGCCAATCTACAAAGGCCGCTCGAATACGCTGATCGCGAATCCAACGAAGAGGATCGACGGCATAGAGCCGACTCATCATGAAATTTATATTGCGGTGACTAAATTCAGCGACAAGATCAAAGCCGTTCAGACCAAGATGCCGATGGAATTCGACAGCGTCAAAGAGCGCATCCAATTTGTGAAAAAGGCAAAAATGTCTGGTGAATTTTATGTGCTGAGGCTTTCCACCGCGCCGATTTTCAGCCCGATGACCTCTTTACTGCAAAAAGATCTTAACGATTTAGCCCATCTGAGCATGCACCAAGCCAGCAAGCTGGAGAAAGAGCTCTCCACCTTAATGGGTTATTGCGAAATGGAAGACATTACTGAAGAAGTATTGATTCGTCTTGAGTTAAGCGATTAA